A stretch of DNA from Esox lucius isolate fEsoLuc1 chromosome 18, fEsoLuc1.pri, whole genome shotgun sequence:
GTGGCAAAGGTTTTCATAATTGACACTATGAAGGGAAAACTTAAggaaaaaacaattgaaaagaatcaaataaatgtatataaaacaaGGCAACAGCAAATATTTTGTCCCCCACAAATTATGTAAATGCTAGGGCTATACCATGCCTAATTTACCCAAGTTTGTAAAATTGAGGTCAGTGGAATCTAAAATTGCATTGGTTTGCAAGACCCCCATTAACACCATTTAACAAAGATGATACATTTGTGTTGAACAGCGATATGATCCCATTATAGCTGTATGGAGACAATCCACAGCCTCCTCCATGTTTTTGGAGATGTGGATCATGCCAAGTGAGTTGTGTTCATCTAGTCCTCATTCTTTGTCCTCACATTTTCAGAGTGGCCAGAAGGTCATCCAGACCCTCTAACTGACTGACCTCTTTCCTCCATCTTCTGGGGTTCAAGTAATTAACAGACGATTCATTCCCACATGCCTCTTAAGACTGCCCTGTACGTCAAATCACCGGCCAAGCGCTGGTCCCGTGGGCAGAAGCGCCGTGAGACGTTGTCAGTCAACATGATCAGCCGCCCGCTGGATGACTTCCGACACCTCTCCCACATTGGATTGGAAGCCAGCGGTGATGCCTTTGGCAACCTCACAGCTTTTCAGCGGACCGGTAGCCTTTTCCTCCAGCGCTCACAATGCCACCAGGACCTCTACCCCATCATCTCCCCCAGTGAGCACCCCCCACCCAAGCCGCTATGCCTCCTGAACCCAGAACAGATGGATGGACAGGCTGCGAAAGCCAGAAGCCTTCCCCAGGTGTCCAGGCACAAGAAGTACCACTCCCTGCCCTTCCTGGATGCTATGGATGTGGAGGACCACGATGGGTTTCACCAAGGGGAGGAGGAAAAGAACCAGGACGGAGGGTTAACGATGAAGACGGATGGATCCGAGCTGAATAGCGTCCCCCAAAAGTCTCCTTGTCCTCCAGATGAGACCCATTCAGTGATTGATGAAGATGTATCCTTCACCCTTAACTTTAACTTGGGACCATCCATACTAGAAGATGTTCTGCAGGTGATGAACCAGCTTCACCAGTGAGACTTTGAGAAGGGTTGCCCTAATTGATGTTTGTAGTATCTTGTTAACGGACTAGTCGAAAGACAAGTATCTTTTTAACGGCTGGTCAAAAGACCCAAGACAAATATATTGTTCAAGACAACTTAAGTAAAGGGAAAATTTCCCAAATCATTCCGATATAAGGAGAATTGAATGGGGTGCACAAATGGATGGACAAAATGAGCTCGACTACTTCAATTGTATTGATTTAACAACTGCCTCTTAGAGGACATATATACAACATTTCCTTCTTAGCTAGGAGGCCACTCCAAAGGCTCAGGTCCTCCTGGAATgaaagacagaatgagaaaGCTTACCTAagattcagcatgacaacagaTGAGACAGTAAAAATGGTTGGGGAACAAAATGACCACCCTTACTTTGACTATGCAGGGACATGTCCTGCATAGCTATTTTCTGCTTTTCTTACCAAGTACGCAGATGGACTGTTTAACAAACCTTCATGAATATACTAttgttaaaaaacatatttataagTTATGATTTATAGTGTGACAGAATCGTATTAGtctattcaaaataatttattcaggAAATCCGATTGACTATCCTTTAGTTTCACACGTAAAAATCTGATGAATATTAAATTTGTTTTGGTTAaccttttatttgaaataaaaccatTAATAGCTATTTCTTACATTTTGTATCTCTAACAATGTACTCTACAACAACACTGCCTCCTCCTGGTGCCATCTTGTAACAACTATCACATTTCCTGTCACATCCATCAGCATGTCTTTCCCCACCACTGGATGTCAATATTGCATAATCCTTGAGTTGGGAGTTTTGTGAACATCTTCATTGCTTCATGTGTGAAAGATATCTCTATCTTTAGAAATCTCTATCAGattatttaacagaaaataacaaaCTAAAATAAGCACTCATTATGAACATTTATGGTTGTAGTATGTGGTATTTTCTTTCTTAACCCCACCACGCTCTTTATTATTAACATTTAGacctatatttatatttgatatCTTCCATTTTCATTTGATATCTTGCAGTTTCATTCACTCTTGGGATTCAATCAATCTTAACAATGGTATTGAGTCACAACAACACCAttgaatgtgttcattgtctttgTAAGATAACAAGAATCAGCTTTTTGTCTACAGCAAATGCACAGTGTCAGGCAAGATCTACCTCCCATAGCTGACTcattcaaacacacagatgTTCTTGACAGGACTGTTTGTAGTTCCCTCCTTCACAGGCATTCAAACCTCAGTGTTCCCGAAAAACACCTGCTGTGTATGTGGACATAGTCATTTTGTTGTAATAATTCATCCAGGCTTCAACCTTATCATTTTGTGGTTTGAAAATGATAAGATTGAATGGGGATCatagtccagttttatctttacCTTAATGCCAGATGTGTGTTAGAGATAATGATTACACTCCAAatcac
This window harbors:
- the LOC105017610 gene encoding cdc42 effector protein 3-like, coding for MPLKTALYVKSPAKRWSRGQKRRETLSVNMISRPLDDFRHLSHIGLEASGDAFGNLTAFQRTGSLFLQRSQCHQDLYPIISPSEHPPPKPLCLLNPEQMDGQAAKARSLPQVSRHKKYHSLPFLDAMDVEDHDGFHQGEEEKNQDGGLTMKTDGSELNSVPQKSPCPPDETHSVIDEDVSFTLNFNLGPSILEDVLQVMNQLHQ